One segment of Cervus canadensis isolate Bull #8, Minnesota chromosome 32, ASM1932006v1, whole genome shotgun sequence DNA contains the following:
- the THOC6 gene encoding THO complex subunit 6 homolog isoform X1 — protein sequence MERAAQQAVPLGQMEVFQALQRLHMTIFSQSVSPCGKFLAAGNNYGQIAIFSLSAALSSEAKEESKKPMVTFQAHDGPVYSMVSTDRHLLSAGDGEVKAWLWAEILKKGCKELWRRQPPYRTSLEVPEINALLLVPKENLLILAGGDCQLHAMDLETGTFMWALRGHTDYIHCLALRERSPEVLSGGEDGAVRLWDLRTAKEVQTIEVYKHEECSRPHNGRWIGCLATDSDWMVCGGGPALTLWHLRSSTPTTVFPMRAPQKHVTFYQDLILSAGQGRCVNQWQLSGELKAQVPGSSPGLLSLSLNQQPAAPECKVLTAAGNSCRVDVFTNLGYRAFSLSF from the exons ATGGAACGAGCGGCGCAGCAAGCAGTGCCTCTGGGTCAG ATGGAAGTGTTTCAGGCCCTGCAGCGGCTGCACATGACCATATTCTCCCAGAGTGTCTCACCCTGTGGGAAGTTCCTGGCAGCTGGCAACAATTATGGACAGATAGCTATCTTTAG CTTGTCTGCTGCTTTGAGCTCCGAGGCCAAAGAGGAAAGTAAGAAGCCCATGGTGACCTTCCAAG CCCATGACGGGCCCGTCTACAGCATGGTCTCCACTGATCGACATCTGCTGAGtgctggggatggggaggtgAAGGCCTGGCTTTGGGCAGAGATCCTTAAGAAG GGCTGTAAGGAGCTGTGGCGTCGTCAGCCCCCATACAG GACCAGCCTGGAAGTACCTGAGATCAATGCTCTGCTTCTCGTGCCCAAG GAGAATTTGCTCATCCTGGCGGGGGGAGACTGTCAGCTGCATGCAATGGACCTTGAGACAGGGACCTTCATG TGGGCCCTCCGGGGCCACACGGACTACATCCACTGCTTGGCACTGCGGGAGCGGAGCCCCGAGGTGCTGTCGGGTGGCGAGGATGGGGCCGTGCGGCTTTGGG ACCTGCGCACGGCCAAGGAGGTCCAGACGATTGAGGTCTACAAGCACGAG GAGTGCTCGAGGCCCCACAACGGGCGCTGGATCGGATGTTTGGCAACTGACTCGGACTGGATG GTCTGCGGAGGAGGCCCAGCACTCACTCTCTGGCACCTCCGATCCTCCACACCCACCACCGTCTTCCCCATGCGGGCGCCACAGAAGCATGTCACCTTCTACCAGGACCTG ATTCTATCAGCTGGACAGGGCCGCTGTGTCAACCAGTGGCAGCTGAGCGGGGAGCTCAAGGCCCAAGTGCCTGGCTCCTCCCCAGGACTGCTAAGCCTCAGCCTCAACCAGCAACCAGCAGCCCCTGAGTGCAAG GTCCTGACAGCCGCGGGCAACAGCTGCAGGGTGGATGTCTTCACTAATCTGGGCTACAGAGCTTTCTCTCTATCCTTCTGA
- the THOC6 gene encoding THO complex subunit 6 homolog isoform X2 has product MEVFQALQRLHMTIFSQSVSPCGKFLAAGNNYGQIAIFSLSAALSSEAKEESKKPMVTFQAHDGPVYSMVSTDRHLLSAGDGEVKAWLWAEILKKGCKELWRRQPPYRTSLEVPEINALLLVPKENLLILAGGDCQLHAMDLETGTFMWALRGHTDYIHCLALRERSPEVLSGGEDGAVRLWDLRTAKEVQTIEVYKHEECSRPHNGRWIGCLATDSDWMVCGGGPALTLWHLRSSTPTTVFPMRAPQKHVTFYQDLILSAGQGRCVNQWQLSGELKAQVPGSSPGLLSLSLNQQPAAPECKVLTAAGNSCRVDVFTNLGYRAFSLSF; this is encoded by the exons ATGGAAGTGTTTCAGGCCCTGCAGCGGCTGCACATGACCATATTCTCCCAGAGTGTCTCACCCTGTGGGAAGTTCCTGGCAGCTGGCAACAATTATGGACAGATAGCTATCTTTAG CTTGTCTGCTGCTTTGAGCTCCGAGGCCAAAGAGGAAAGTAAGAAGCCCATGGTGACCTTCCAAG CCCATGACGGGCCCGTCTACAGCATGGTCTCCACTGATCGACATCTGCTGAGtgctggggatggggaggtgAAGGCCTGGCTTTGGGCAGAGATCCTTAAGAAG GGCTGTAAGGAGCTGTGGCGTCGTCAGCCCCCATACAG GACCAGCCTGGAAGTACCTGAGATCAATGCTCTGCTTCTCGTGCCCAAG GAGAATTTGCTCATCCTGGCGGGGGGAGACTGTCAGCTGCATGCAATGGACCTTGAGACAGGGACCTTCATG TGGGCCCTCCGGGGCCACACGGACTACATCCACTGCTTGGCACTGCGGGAGCGGAGCCCCGAGGTGCTGTCGGGTGGCGAGGATGGGGCCGTGCGGCTTTGGG ACCTGCGCACGGCCAAGGAGGTCCAGACGATTGAGGTCTACAAGCACGAG GAGTGCTCGAGGCCCCACAACGGGCGCTGGATCGGATGTTTGGCAACTGACTCGGACTGGATG GTCTGCGGAGGAGGCCCAGCACTCACTCTCTGGCACCTCCGATCCTCCACACCCACCACCGTCTTCCCCATGCGGGCGCCACAGAAGCATGTCACCTTCTACCAGGACCTG ATTCTATCAGCTGGACAGGGCCGCTGTGTCAACCAGTGGCAGCTGAGCGGGGAGCTCAAGGCCCAAGTGCCTGGCTCCTCCCCAGGACTGCTAAGCCTCAGCCTCAACCAGCAACCAGCAGCCCCTGAGTGCAAG GTCCTGACAGCCGCGGGCAACAGCTGCAGGGTGGATGTCTTCACTAATCTGGGCTACAGAGCTTTCTCTCTATCCTTCTGA
- the HCFC1R1 gene encoding host cell factor C1 regulator 1 isoform X1: MILQQPLERGPQGPAQRDPRAASGASGGLDASSPLRGAVPMSTKRRLEEEQEPLRKQFLSEENMATHFSRLSLHNDHPYCSPPRAFPPALPPLRSPCSELLLWRYPGNLIPEALRLLRLGDTPTPHYPATPAGDMMEL, translated from the exons ATGATCCTACAGCAACCCCTGGAGCGAGGCCCCCAGGGTCCGGCCCAGCGCGACCCGCGGGCCGCCTCGGGGGCTTCTGGAGGCCTGGACGCGAG CTCCCCTCTCCGAGGAGCTGTGCCCATGAGCACCAAGCGGCGCCTGGAGGAGGAGCA GGAGCCCCTGCGCAAGCAGTTCCTATCCGAGGAGAACATGGCCACCCACTTCTCTCGACTCAGCCTGCACAATGACCACCCTTACTGCAGCCCCCCCAGGGCGtttcccccagctctgcccccactCAG aagcCCTTGCTCTGAGCTGCTTCTCTGGCGCTACCCTGGGAACCTGATCCCTGAGGCTCTCCGGCTGCTGAGGCTGGGGGACACTCCCACCCCCCACTATCCTGCAACCCCAGCTGGGGACATGATGGAGCTCTGA
- the HCFC1R1 gene encoding host cell factor C1 regulator 1 isoform X2 produces MILQQPLERGPQGPAQRDPRAASGASGGLDAREPLRKQFLSEENMATHFSRLSLHNDHPYCSPPRAFPPALPPLRSPCSELLLWRYPGNLIPEALRLLRLGDTPTPHYPATPAGDMMEL; encoded by the exons ATGATCCTACAGCAACCCCTGGAGCGAGGCCCCCAGGGTCCGGCCCAGCGCGACCCGCGGGCCGCCTCGGGGGCTTCTGGAGGCCTGGACGCGAG GGAGCCCCTGCGCAAGCAGTTCCTATCCGAGGAGAACATGGCCACCCACTTCTCTCGACTCAGCCTGCACAATGACCACCCTTACTGCAGCCCCCCCAGGGCGtttcccccagctctgcccccactCAG aagcCCTTGCTCTGAGCTGCTTCTCTGGCGCTACCCTGGGAACCTGATCCCTGAGGCTCTCCGGCTGCTGAGGCTGGGGGACACTCCCACCCCCCACTATCCTGCAACCCCAGCTGGGGACATGATGGAGCTCTGA
- the HCFC1R1 gene encoding host cell factor C1 regulator 1 isoform X3, producing MSTKRRLEEEQEPLRKQFLSEENMATHFSRLSLHNDHPYCSPPRAFPPALPPLRSPCSELLLWRYPGNLIPEALRLLRLGDTPTPHYPATPAGDMMEL from the exons ATGAGCACCAAGCGGCGCCTGGAGGAGGAGCA GGAGCCCCTGCGCAAGCAGTTCCTATCCGAGGAGAACATGGCCACCCACTTCTCTCGACTCAGCCTGCACAATGACCACCCTTACTGCAGCCCCCCCAGGGCGtttcccccagctctgcccccactCAG aagcCCTTGCTCTGAGCTGCTTCTCTGGCGCTACCCTGGGAACCTGATCCCTGAGGCTCTCCGGCTGCTGAGGCTGGGGGACACTCCCACCCCCCACTATCCTGCAACCCCAGCTGGGGACATGATGGAGCTCTGA
- the TNFRSF12A gene encoding tumor necrosis factor receptor superfamily member 12A — protein sequence MAPCPLRPLLRLLVLGLGLALLRAAAGERVPGTTPCSRGSSWSADLDKCMDCASCPARPHSDFCLGCAAAPPAPFRLLWPILGGALGLALVLGLLSGFLVWRRCRRREKFTTPIEETGGEGCPGVALIQ from the exons ATGGCTCCCTGCCCGCTACGCCCGCTGCTGCGGCTCCTCGTGCTGGGGCTCGGGCTGGCGCTGCTGCGCGCCGCGGCCGGGGAGCGAGTGCCAG GCACCACCCCCTGCTCTCGCGGCAGCTCCTGGAGCGCGGACCTAGACAAGTGCATGGATTGCGCCTCGTGCCCGGCGAGACCGCACAGCGACTTCTGCCTGGGCT GCGCTGCGGCCCCTCCCGCCCCCTTCAGGCTGCTGTGGCCCATCCTGGGGGGCGCCCTGGGGCTGGCCCTCGTGCTGGGGCTGCTTTCTGGCTTCCTGGTCTGGAGACGGTGCCGCAGGAGAGAGAAGTTTACCA CCCCCATCGAGGAGACCGGTGGGGAGGGCTGTCCTGGTGTGGCCCTGATCCAGTGA